The Molothrus ater isolate BHLD 08-10-18 breed brown headed cowbird chromosome 9, BPBGC_Mater_1.1, whole genome shotgun sequence genome includes a region encoding these proteins:
- the LOC118689246 gene encoding ADAMTS-like protein 2, producing MSNTGDWATDTEVTGQLPLVVRSQVLQLTMLCFCQDSSEAADGAGTWDEEVTKWWGEWSSWSTCSRSCGGGVASRERYCLTQRLQMPQGTNSTMCVGQAKHYQLCQQQPCPANTASFKQQQCSSFNAKAFGKHYYHWMPLYPDDYTSISNKPCDLQCTTRSGERQLMARAQDGTSCKDRTYQGVCINGKCEPVGCDGSLYSPRTMDRCRVCGGDGSTCHRVSGTFRKAISQIGYVFITNIPAGATDILIIERRKTENILALADESGHFFFNGNSAIDNPQNFRVAGTVFKYRRPSSLNSDGLEYIIAHGPTNQSLNAMYYNFNGKMPHITYDYTVPRTPPLRTAAPALARPLYNHLPVTSQSHPIPANSRAAQTDFNATWLSLSPDDTSEQLPLREGQEDLDFGPSHFFQTNSSTQTQDWGWEQSEEKEKYDFQIRQVYHANTAGEEEEEEAAAVGGETELALRFNQISISTAVPYSMRRPELSEKSRGTSSRLRLFRRLCHRDPHNAAFCRELQPLAARLAPRNSTARLWPHRPQGLHRALARKNSLEDLKVEVFAGSQGEAANSSTMASVQSPLLGASPTANSSQAEPLRAPGTESNEFDVSPVGHDDISLADMYRWKVSAYAPCSSTCTSGISTSYAMCVRYDGVEVDESYCDALTRPEPTHEFCTGRDCQPRWETSRWSECSRTCGEGSQYRTVRCWKMLAPGFDSSVYDDLCEAAGLARPMERKACKNKACGPQWELSEWSECSARCGTAGTMKREVRCSVEAPLCDESRKPSGEKECTGPPCDRRWTASDWGPCSGSCGEGRMSRFIACRNLEGKVISSSQCDPATKPLAVHPCGDKNCPAHWLEQEWEQCDASCGRGVKTRLVLCVGLENGLYREYPEKRCETSPKPEEQAVCFRRPCSTWFTTSWSQCSKTCGAGVRLREVKCYQGEALAQGCDPAAKPEARQTCQLQPCPTEAPEDVCEDKATANCVLVLKVKLCSHWYYRKACCWSCRLKSS from the exons ATGAGCAACACGGGGGACTGGGCCACCGACACG GAGGTGACAGGACAGCTGCCTTTGGTGGTGAGGAGCCAGGTTCTCCAGCTAACAATGCTCTGTTTCTGTCAGGACAGTAGTGAGGCAGCAGATGGAGCTGGCACCTGGGATGAAGAAGTCACCAAGTGGTGGGGAGAGTGGAGCTCCTGGTCCACCTGCTCGCGCTCCTGCGGAGGGGGAGTCGCGTCCCGGGAGAGGTACTGCCTGACACAGAG gCTCCAGATGCCTCAGGGAACAAACAGCACCATGTGTGTTGGTCAAGCCAAGCACTACCaactgtgccagcagcag CCCTGCCCAGCCAACACAGCAAGcttcaaacagcagcagtgctccagCTTCAATGCCAAAGCCTTTGGGAAGCACTATTACCACTGGATGCCCCTCTATCCAG atgACTACACCAGTATCTCCAACAAGCCCTGTGACCTCCAGTGCACCACCCGCAGTGGAGAGAGGCAGCTGATGGCCCGAGCACAGGATGGTACCTCCTGCAAGGACAGGACCTACCAAGGGGTCTGCATCAATGGGAAGTGTGAG CCAGTTGGGTGCGATGGGAGCCTGTACTCGCCCCGGACCATGGACAGATGCAGGGTGTGTGGAGGGGACGGCAGCACTTGCCACCGTGTCTCGGGCACCTTCCGAAAGGCAATCTCACAGATAG GTTACGTGTTCATCACCAACATCCCTGCTGGTGCCACAGACATCCTCATCATTGAGcgcaggaaaacagaaaacatcctgg CACTTGCTGATGAATCTGGACATTTCTTCTTCAACGGCAACTCTGCCATTGACAACCCTCAGAACTTCAGGGTGGCCGGCACCGTCTTCAAGTACCGGCGGCCCTCGAGCCTGAACTCGGATGGGCTGGAGTACATCATAGCTCATGGGCCCACTAACCAGTCTCTGAATGCCATG TACTATAACTTTAATGGGAAAATGCCTCACATAACTTACGACTACACTGTGCCACGGACACCGCCTCTCCGaactgcagcccctgctcttgCCAGGCCTCTCTATAACCACCTACCAGTGACCAGCCAGAGCCATCCCATTCcagccaactccagagctgcccagacAGACTTCAATGCCACGTGGCTCTCCCTGTCACCAGATGACACCAGTGAACAGCTTCCTCTAAGGGAAGGGCAAGAAGATTTAGACTTTGGTCCCTCGCACTTCTTCCAGACCAACTCCAGCACTCAGACCCAGGACTGGGGCTGGGAACAAAGTGAAGAGAAGGAGAAGTATGACTTTCAGATCAGACAGGTCTACCATGCAAAcacagcaggagaggaagaggaggaggaagcagcagcagttggtGGAGAAACAGAGTTGG CTCTCAGGTTCAACCAAATCTccatcagcacagctgtgccctaCAGCATGAGGAGACCTGAGCTGTCAGAGAAGAGCCGTGGGACGTCCTCCAGGCTCCGTCTCTTCAGGCGCCTCTGTCACCGAGATCCCCACAACGCCGccttctgcagggagctgcagcccctggcagccaggctggcaccaaGGAActccacagccaggctctggcCCCACCGGCCACAGGGCCtccacagagccctggctcGCAAGAACTCGCTGGAGGACCTGAAGGTGGAGGTGTTTGCTGGGAGCCAGGGGGAAGCAGCCAACTCCAGCACGATGGCAtctgtgcagagccctctgcTCGGGGCCAGCCCGACCGCcaacagcagccaggcagagcctcTGCGAGCCCCTGGCACTGAAAG CAATGAGTTTGATGTGAGCCCCGTGGGCCACGACGACATCAGCTTGGCTGACATGTATCGGTGGAAAGTCTCAGCTTATgccccctgcagctccacctgCACTTCAG GTATCAGCACCTCCTATGCCATGTGTGTGCGCTATGATGGAGTGGAAGTGGATGAATCCTACTGTGACGCCCTGACCCGACCAGAACCTACCCACGAATTTTGCACAGGGAGAGACTGCCAGCCTAG GTGGGAGACCAGCCGGTGGAGCGAGTGCTCCCGGACCTGTGGCGAGGGCTCCCAGTACCGCACCGTGCGCTGCTGGAAGATGCTGGCACCAGGCTTTGACAGCTCTGTCTACGATGACCTCTGCGAGGCAGCGGGGCTGGCCAGGCCCATGGAGAGGAAAGCCTGCAAGAACAAGGCCTGTGGGCCCCAGTGGGAGCTCTCTGAGTGGTCTGAG TGCTCGGCGCGGTGCGGCACGGCGGGGACCATGAAACGCGAGGTGCGCTGCTCCGTGGAGGCTCCGCTGTGCGATGAGTCCCGCAAGCCCAGCGGCGAGAAGGAGTGCACGGGCCCGCCCTGCGACCGCCGCTGGACCGCCTCCGACTGGGGCCCC TGCTCAGGTTCGTGTGGCGAGGGGCGCATGAGCCGCTTCATCGCGTGTCGCAACCTGGAGGGCAAGGTGATCTCCAGCTCGCAGTGTGACCCCGCCACCAAGCCCCTGGCTGTCCACCCGTGTGGAGACAAGAACTGCCCCGCAcactggctggagcaggagtgggagcag TGCGATGCCAGCTGTGGGCGAGGGGTGAAGACCCGGCTGGTGCTGTGCGTGGGCCTGGAGAACGGGCTGTACAGGGAGTACCCTGAGAAACGCTGTGAGACCTCTCCAAAGCCTGAGGAACAAGCTGTCTGCTTCAGGAGGCCGTGCTCAACGTGGTTCACCACCTCCTGGTCCCAG TGCAGCAAGACGTGTGGTGCTGGTGTGCGACTGCGGGAGGTGAAGTGCTACCAGGGGGAGGCgctggctcagggctgtgacCCCGCTGCCAAGCCAGAGGCCAGGCAGACCTGCCAACTCCAGCCGTGCCCCACGGAGGCACCAG AAGATGTCTGTGAAGACAAAGCGACGGCCAACTGCGTGCTGGTGCTGAAGGTGAAGCTGTGCTCACACTGGTACTACAGGAAGGCCTGCTGCTGGTCCTGTCGCCTCAAGTCAtcctga
- the FAM163A gene encoding protein FAM163A, with translation MTAGTVVITGGILATVILLCIIAVLCYCRLQYYCCKKNDSDEEEEEEEGEEEEEEEPDLPTHSHLVMCNACSSRMVDGQGSPAPPPGELNQHGAHTYCPTCSPYGSPFYIRTADMVRNGGERVAYTPACYKEMGPPLNMASLQSYTVSRHGLLRDSFPNPRAISTEV, from the exons ATGACAGCGGGAACTGTTGTTATCACCGGGGGAATCCTAGCGACGGTGATCCTACTGTGCATCATTGCTGTACTCTGCTACTGTAGGCTACAG tACTACTGCTGCAAGAAAAATGACTCcgatgaggaagaggaggaggaagagggggaggaggaggaggaggaagagcccGACCTGCCCACGCACTCGCACCTCGTCATGTGCAACGCCTGCAGCTCCCGCATGGTGGACGGGCAGGgcagccccgcgccgccgcccggcgAGCTCAACCAGCACGGGGCTCACACGTACTGCCCGACGTGCTCCCCCTACGGCTCCCCCTTTTACATCCGGACTGCCGACATGGTGCGCAACGGGGGCGAGAGGGTCGCCTACACCCCCGCGTGCTACAAGGAGATGGGGCCGCCCCTCAACATGGCCTCCCTGCAAAGCTACACGGTGAGCCGCCACGGCCTCCTCCGCGACAGCTTCCCGAACCCGCGGGCCATCAGCACGGAGGTGTAG